A portion of the Sphingobacterium spiritivorum genome contains these proteins:
- a CDS encoding RNA polymerase sigma factor, whose protein sequence is MLNLKITSLHNEHTLLVAISNGDHKSFETLFLHYYKPFGNYVYKLLEDISLTEDVLQEVFLRIWTDRENLHTITSFKDYLFIITRNRVYNLLNEKSRKSVLFESLDETATFKQIPQEEEEQKADLELYYTLLEQEINNLPLQQQKIFRLSKLKKMKYEEIARMLDISVETVRKHMYLANQTLKTKLKGKEGGVLLVILSAVYQRF, encoded by the coding sequence ATGTTAAACTTGAAAATAACCAGTCTTCATAACGAACATACTTTATTAGTCGCTATTAGTAATGGGGACCACAAAAGCTTTGAAACCTTATTTCTGCACTATTATAAGCCTTTTGGCAATTATGTTTATAAACTGTTAGAGGATATTTCTCTGACCGAAGATGTATTACAGGAAGTATTTTTGAGAATATGGACAGATCGTGAAAATCTGCATACTATTACAAGTTTTAAAGATTATCTCTTTATAATCACCCGCAACAGAGTCTACAATCTGCTGAATGAGAAATCCAGAAAAAGTGTACTATTTGAATCTCTGGATGAAACAGCAACCTTTAAACAGATTCCGCAAGAGGAAGAAGAACAGAAGGCTGATCTGGAACTTTACTATACGCTTCTTGAGCAGGAAATTAATAATCTTCCCCTCCAGCAACAGAAAATATTCCGCCTGAGCAAACTGAAAAAAATGAAATATGAGGAGATCGCCAGGATGCTCGATATTTCGGTAGAAACGGTGCGTAAGCATATGTATCTGGCCAATCAGACCTTAAAAACAAAATTAAAAGGTAAAGAAGGAGGAGTCCTCCTCGTCATCCTGTCTGCGGTATATCAAAGATTTTAA